Below is a genomic region from Prevotella melaninogenica.
TATTGGGTACTGAATTTTTATTACAAAAACGAGATGTTGTGTATTGTGAGAGTTCGTCTCAAAGTATTCATTTTCGTTTTATCCAAACAATGCTCTAAGTGCTTCTTCAACCTTTCTTACGGGGTGAAGTTGTATATTGTACTTACCTGTAAGTCCTGAAAGGTTATACTTCGGAATAATGATATGGCTAAAACCTAATTTCTCAGCTTCTGCAATGCGCTGCTCAATACGGCTGATAGGACGTACCTCACCACTCAATCCGACCTCACCACACATACACCAACCTTGTTCTATTGGTGTGTCAACATTTGATGAGAGTACAGCTGCAATAACACTGAGGTCCATTGCCATGTCTGTCACACGCAAACCACCTGCAATATTCAGGAAGACATCCTTCTGCATCAGCTTAAAACCGACACGTTTCTCTAAGACAGCGAGGAGCATGTTAAGGCGTCTTTGGTCGAAACCTGTGGCTGAACGCTGTGGAGTTCCATAGGCAGCTGATGATACAAGTGCTTGTGTTTCAACAAGGAAAGGACGTGCACCTTCGATAGTACTTGAGATAGCAACACCCGATAATCCCTCATGGTCTTCCGTAAGAAGAAGTTCGGAAGGGTTGCTAACCTCACGAAGTCCCTGCTGTTCCATCTCATAAATACCGAGTTCTGAGGTGGAACCAAAGCGGTTTTTAATGCTTCGGAGGATTCGATACATATAATGTTGGTCGCCTTCAAACTGAATCACGGTGTCAACAATATGCTCTAATATCTTTGGTCCAGCAATGCTTCCTTCTTTATTGATATGCCCAATGAGAATCACAGGAACACCACTTGTCTTGGCAAAGCGTAGAAGGGCTGATGCACATTCGCGAACTTGAGTAATACTACCGGGACTACTGTCAACGTCTTCTGTTGAAATAGTCTGGATAGAGTCGATAACTACAAGCTCTGGCTGTACGTCACGAATATGCTCAAAGATATGTTCTAAGGATGTTTCCGACAAGATAATGATGTTTTCTGCAATATCTTTGGAAATACGCTCGGCACGCATCTTTATCTGATGAGGACTTTCCTCACCGCTGACATAGAGTACACGTTGCGTCATGTGGAGTATTGTCTGTAGTGTCAGCGTACTCTTACCAATACCGGGTTCGCCACCAAGTAGTACGATACTACCCGGTACCAAGCCGCCACCTAACACACGGTTAAGTTCACCATCGTGCATGTCTATGCGTGGGTCATCGTGAGATGAAATGTCACGAAGGCGCTGTGGCTTATTTGCCAAAGCCGAAACAGAGCCACCAGAAGCCGCATTGCGCAATGTTGTTGCGGCATTGCGTGCAGCCTGTGAACCCGTATCAGCAGCGATACGGAACTCCTTAAATGTGTTCCACTGCCCACAGTTGGGGCATTTACCTATCCATTTTGCACTTTCTTGTCCACAATTGCTGCAGACGAAAGCTATCTTGTCCTTTGCCATAAGTAAGACAAAAGTAATAAGATTTTTCTTAGTTACAAAATTTATTCTTAATTTTGCAACTATATGAAACGTATTAATTACCTGCTCATACTGGCTGTGCTTACCCTTGTCAGCTGCGGTAAGAGCGACAAGGAACTGCAGGCTGAACGTCAGGCACAGAAGTTGGCTGAGCGTGAAGCTTATCAGAAAGCTTATAAAATAGCTGTTATGCCTACGATGGATTGCCTTCCGGCGTATCTATTGAAGGATAGCTTGTTATATGATACAGCGAAGGTTGACATTAGACTTTGTAGGTTTAATGCACAGATGGATTGCGATACGGCTATGATTGGGGGAAGTGTACAAGCTGCTTTCAGCGACCTCGTCCGTACAGAAAGACTGAAACATAGAAACAAGGTGCTGATGCACTATCTGACAGATACGAATCTTAATTGGCAACTGATTGCTGACAAGGACTCTAAGTTGAAGCAACTCTCTGACCTAAGTGATAAGATTGTTGCTATGACTCGTTTCTCTGGAACTGACCTTCTGACTGATATGGCAGTGAAGAAGGCTAAGCCTAAGTATCAAGTCTTTCGTGTACAGGTTAATGATGTACTGGTGAGACTTGCTATGTTGCAGAACCATGAGATTGATGCTTACTGGTTTGCTGAACCACAGATAACAAAGGCTTTATCAGCAGATAATAACTCTCTTTTCAACTCGGAAGATGCTGGTGTACACCTTGGTGTGGTGGCTATAATGGATAAAGTGCGTCGTCAAGATGAAGAAGCAGCCTTTGCAGCGGCTTATGATAAGGCTGTAGAGCAAATCAATAAGAATGGTGTGAAGTATTATTCTGCCTTGATTCAGAAGTATATGAAGGTTGATGAGTCTGTTGTACGTGCATTACCTGACATCAAATATACGAAGATTGGACCACCACGTAAGGCAAACTTGCTCATGGCACGCAACTTTCTTAGCAGTGGTAAGGTTAGTAAGTAAAAACTGAATAGTAATCATATAAAGGAGTAGGGAAGTGAACGTAGAAGAGATTCTTAGCAAGGCTATAAACTGTTTAATGGACAGAAGGTTGAGTAATGCCATAGAGGTATTAGAGCAACTTTATGTTCAGCGTCCATCACTTATGGGTCACAGTGAGTTTGAAGTTATCAAAACTGATTATCAGTTGATGGTAGACTATATGGGAAGGGGCTTCTCTGATAGTCATCGTGAATCACTCTACAGCACATTGTTGCAGCGACTTTATCGTGTTGCTGCTGACCTTGAGATTAGCTGGCGATGCAAGAATGTTAGTGCATACGTTAACTCTTTCAGGGTAATCGATCATCTAAATACCAGCCATGACTTCGTTCGTACGGTGTTAGAATCATTCGTTTCAGACATCGCTATGCTCTCACTTCAATTAGAAGAAACAAGAGAACAGAAGAGTACTGAGTTATATGAGCGACACCAAATGTTTATGAATCGTCTTTTTAGTGCCTTATGGACATCGTGCCAATGGACTGATGATGATTGTCAATTCTATACAGAGTTGCTCCTTTCTCCTACTGTTATGTCAACTGATCAGCAGGTAATTGTAAGTGCAATTAGCCTTGGCGCAATGAATCAGTTTGATATTAATAAGTTCAAAACACTTGTCAATGTATATCAGAAAGCTACAGATGAGCACGTAAGACAGCGTGCATTGGTGGGCTGGGTGTTGGCAGTTTTCGAAGGAATGGATATCTTCCCAGAGCAGGATGTATTGATACGTGAACTCTGTGAGAACCCCACTATCACTCGTGAATTACTGACTTTACAGATTCAGTTCTTCTATAGTAAGGATGCTGAGAAGGATAATGACAAGATTCAACGTGATATTATGCCTGATATCATGCGCAACTCTAACCTGACAATCGGGCGTCTTGGTATTATGGAAAAGGAAGAAGATGCGATAGAGAGTATCCTCCATCAAGATGCTGATGAGAAGCGCATGGAGCAGATGGAAGAGAAGGTGCGCAAGATGATGGATATGCAGAAACAAGGTTCTGATATCTATTTTGGCGGTTTCAGTCAGATGAAGCGATTCCCTTTCTTCAATGATATGGTGAATTGGTTTACTCCTTTCTACTTGAATCACCCTGCTTTGCGCCCTGTGATAAGTAAATTAGGCGACACGAAGTTCTTAAATACTCTCATGGAAAGAAGTAATTTCTGTGAGTCGGATAGATACTCCTTTGCTTTTGCTTTAGAACAAATCATCAATCAGTTACCATCTGATATTAAGGAGGTTATAGGTTCTGATGCAATGTTAGGACCGTTGGCAGAAAGTGATGATATGGAAGATGCTATCAGTATTCGTCGTACCTACTTGCAAGACCTTTACCGTTTCTTCCGCCTTTATCATACAGCTAATGACTTTATCAATCCATTTGAGGATAATGGTAAGGGTGACTTTGTTGCTGATACCTTCTTCTTTACGTATAAATCTTTCATGGGTACAGGACTCGATGATGTCAAGTTGCGCTTGGCTTCACACTTGTATAAGCATCAGCAGATGACGGAACTTGCAGAACTGCTCACTACTTTCCAGAGTTCAGACCCACGATATGCCATCTTAATGGGCTATACAAATATCCATATGGGTAAGGCTGAGTTTGCTTATCAGTTCTTCGATTATGCGTTGAAGGCTGAGCCTGATAACCAGTGGGCACTGAAAGGAAAAGCAAGGGCAGCACTTGACGCAGAGGATTATAAGACTGCAGAAGAGGTGTATACCGAGTTGCTGAAATTAGAACCAGGTCATAAGAATTACACAATGAACCGTTGTGTTGCTCTTTTGAAGTTAGGTAGGACAAGTGAAGTGCGTGAAGAGTTATTCCGTCTTGACTATCAATATCCAGAAGATATGAATGTGAAGCGTGTTCTTGCATGGGCAATGCTGTCGGATAATAGTCTTGATAAGGCTTCACAGTTGTACGATACGCTCCTCCCAGCAACTCCAGCGCATGAAGATTATCTGAATGCAGGCTATTGTCAGTGGGCTATGGGCAATGTTCAACGTGCTGTTGAATTGTTCCGTGAATGGATGGTAAAGAGTGGAAAGAGTACTGAACAATTATTAGAAGAGTTCCGTAGTGATGCCGACACATTGGAGATGTATGGTATTTCAGAAACCGACTGCTTCTTAATGTTGAGTTTAGTAGGTTAATAACAACTACCAATAAGTATTCAAATGCTTAATAATTAAACTGTTGTGGTATAGAAAAGCCACAATAGAATTTATCAATTTATATAGATTTATAGGATAATGAACGAACAGATACACGAGAAACTGAAAGAGATTAAACAGTCTTTCCGCCTCTTGATGAATGGAGTTGCATCGCACTCTATGCGTCAAAAGGGTGTTACGTATAAGATAAACTGGGGAGTGCCAATCCCTGATTTGCAGAAGATGGCAACTGAATATGGTAAGGATTATGAACTTGCAATAGAACTATGGAAAGAGGATATTCGTGAGTGTCAGGTACTTGCTACGCTTATCATGCCAGCTGAGAAGATGGAAGAAGACCTTGTGGAAGTATGGATGGAACGCCTTCGTACACAGGAAATGGCTGAGTTATTGGCTTTTAATCTTCTTCAGTATCTTGACTTTGCACCTGCTTTGGCATACAAGTGGATTGCTTCTGATCGTGATATGTATCAGCTTTGTGGCTATCAGTTGCTTGCTCGTTTGTTTGCTCGTGGTATGGAACCTAATGAGCGAGGGATCAATGAGTTTCTTGATCAGGCACACACAACGTTAGCAGGTGAGAGCCTACCATTGAGACATGCTGCATACAACTGTGTTCTAAGTTTCTGTGAATTAGGAGAAGACTTCGATGCTATAGCACAGAAAGCGCTTGCTGATCTTAATATCCTTTAGTATAAAGTGATAGTTGAAAACTACTCTTTTATCAACAAGCTATGGTGATGATGTCTTCTTTCTAAGGCTTTATAATGTTTTATTAGAAGAACTATTACAGTCTTTTTCCCTATTCTCTACCAACGGATTGTTACTTTTCAAACACTATATTGATGCTTAGCACATGTGGTGCGGATGCTTAACACCATATGTGCGCATGCTTAGCACGAGATGTGCGGGTGGTTAACACCAATGATATTGAGGGCAAAATGCCATGCAATAGGGTGTTGGATTGAGAGAATATTATTGTTAGAAAAGAGTAATAACAACCATAGAAAAGCCGATACACCATTTAGTGCATCGGCTTTCCTTTTTTATTTGTCTGCTGTTAATTGTTTTGAACAGCTTACGATTTAATTTCTGGTCTTTTGTTTACTTGATAATTACTAATCAAGATTAATCTTCTTTGAAACAATCAATGCTTCTGCAATTACTGCTGCAACGATAGTAACAATACCAAATGTCAACATAATGTTATCCTTTCTTCTTTTGTGCGGAACCCCTTTGGTTCTGCGGTTATTACTTATTTTTCTTTGCGAATTCGGTGCAAAGGTAGGAAAGATATTTGACATAGACAACTTTTTCTGTCTTGTTTGCAATATAATGGGTTTATGTTTGACATAAATCAATAGTATTGACTATGGTCAAAAAGTGACTAAAAAGAGTTCAAAAAAAGGCGTATAAATTTGTTATGATTACTTAGAAAACGTATCTTTGCAGTCGATTAAGTATTTAAGATAACATACATTTATGGATAGGCTAATTATTAAGAACCAAGAGTTTGACAGCAGTATGGATGCTCGTTTCCTCGAGATTCAGAATGCTCGTCGTCAGGCTTTGGCTCAGAAGGCTAAAAAGCACTAAAACAAACGCCCCGCATCGTGGGCTATTCGTAGCTCGATAATGCGAATTAGGTAAGAAAGCAAGAACAAGATCAATCTTAGAAAACAAGAAAAGACCCAATCATCATCAAATGATTGGGTCTTTTCTTATAGTGATTTGGTTAATCACTTACTATTTTTATTATGCTTGTTTAGAAGTCTACATCCTCTCCAACCTCATCGGCCTGCATTTCCAAATCCTCTGGATTGGTGTCGAATGTGGTACGATAGCTTTCTTCTGTGAGCTTGTCATCATCGAAATCCTCATCGTCCTCATCGTCTGTATCCCTATCTTCTTCAGGCATCATGTCGTCTTCATCATCCAAATCCTTCAAGTTTTCATCTTCTCGAACCTCATCAAATGATGAAAGTTTAGTAGTAGGTACGACTGAAATTGGCTTTTCTTTGGCAAAGATAGCTTCCGTCCATGAGCCCTTTGAAATCTCAAGGACCTCAAAACCATCAGCAACTTTCTTCTCATAAAGACCACCTGGCTTCTTCAGACGAGCGGTTGGAAGCGTAGTTGTACTTATATCAAATCCACTCAAGATAATATCCTGTACACTCTGTGGAAGGCTCTCCCAGCCACCACCAAAGTTACGCTCAAGTACTTCTATTAGCTTTTGAGCTGATATATGATGGATATTTTCCCAAGTTAAATCAGTAATACGTTGGATTGGTTTTTTCTTCAAAGCCCATTTCATTGTGGTACCTTCATCAAGTCTGACTTGACCAACTTGGCAGCCACGTTCTTCGTATTTCTTGATAACTTCAGGCTTATCAACCTTAACTTCTTCTATGGTAAAGGCACTTTTGATTACATCAATGTAGTGTCGCTCATTATCCCTTAAATCGGCGTCACGTTCTGCTTGTGCCCAAAGGCGGAAGACATCGTTTTCCTGAATGTCCCACACATTGCTTTTTGTTAGATTCTTTAACGATAGTGCTTGTCCTTGTCGCTTCATATTGTGTTTACTTTTTCATTTTGCTTTATGGTATACCTTTGTGCAAAGCCATACCCTCAGACCTGCTGCAAAAGTATATACTTAAACGTAAACTTCCAAACTTTTTCGCTGAAAAGTTATTCAAAAGTGAGAAATAAGCACAAAATAAAAACGCTATTTACTAAGGTAGGGTGTGCAGTTCTTGATTTCTATAGGTAAAGCCTTTGCTTTACACTTCTCTGCAGTGATGCTTAACTCCACAAGACAAGCCCGTGAATTCATCGGTTTTCTTTGGTCAAAGATAAAGTTTCCGATACCATAGTAGATTGGTTTTTCTCGATAGGTCTCTATTGTTTGGAGTGTATGACTATGGTGACCAACAATAGCATCAGCCCCTGCATCAATCAGTTTGCGTGCATCTTCACGCTGTTGTGAAGTGGCTCTGAAGTGGTGTTCCCATCCCCAATGTAGTATAAGGAGAATATAACAATTCTTATCTGCAGCCCGTAATCGTTTAATACGCATGATAAGACTATCTATACTCTCCTGACTAACACATGGTTTTTGAGGAAGATAGAGGAAGTTTTCTAATGGTAAACGTAGGGATGAAACTACCCAAACATGGCGTGGACTTGTAGAAATGAGTACTGGCTCTGCTGCTTCCTCCATATTCTTATCAGCCCCGATAGGTATCATTCCTGCTTTTTTAATCTGTTCTTGTGTGTCTAAAAGTCCATTTCTTCCTTGGTCAATACTATGATTATTGGCTAAGTTGAGGTGCGTTATGCCATGACGACGTAATGTAGGCAACCATTCGGGTTCCCCTCTAAAGATGAAACGTTTGAACACTCGTTCCCTTATTTTTGTCACTGGACATTCTAAGTTAGCAATTACATAGTTGGAAGATTGGAACAACGAGTCGATACCAGATGAAAAAAGAGCATCAACTCCTGCCATATCAATCTTCTGTCTTACCCCTCTGTCAAGTAGAAGGTCACCTGTAATAACGATACGTAAGGTGTCGTCTACCTCTTTAGAAGTAGACTTCTTTTTGTCTATATCATTAACTCCTATCCAGCTGAAAGATAGTAGGATAGGAGTTAATAAGCATATAATAACTTTAACAACCCGAGCTATAGAAGGTCTCTTCATCATCAGCACTCATTCCTTTTACTGGAGCTATGATTTCTTTCATCCATGATGGCGTTCCACCTGTTGGTGACTTCTTCAGTTCTTGTTGCCATTCTTCGTCCGTCATGCGTGGATCTGACATCAAACGAGTGAACTCACGATAAGAGAAAACAGAGCCGCGTGTAAGATAGAGTAAGCCATCAATCTCTACAACAACGTATATTTCGTAGGCTGGACCAACACCTTCATAAAGTACACACATGTCGTCTATGGCAACATTCTCACCTGCAGCTGTGAAGACGTCAGCAACAACTGCAACCTTCTTGTCGGTACTTACCACATCAGACCAGCCCTGCAACATCTGGTTATCTTCGCTGACAAGCTCCAAAGAGATGTTCTCTACGGTCGAACCAATAATCTCAATTTGGTTGTATTCCTCGTCAGTTATCTTCCCTCCATTCAGTTCTTTCTTACTGATATCACGGCAGAATTCAGCCATTTCCTTTATTCGTTCATATACAGCTTTTGCCTTTTCAGTCTGTAATCCGTAAGTGGTGAGGACTTTATCCATTCTTGTTACGAGTGCAATAGCTTTCTCCCAGAACTTCACGTTAGGCTCAACATAACCCTTCACAACAGGTGGTGTAGGACCTCCATCACCACACTCTGCCAACATAGGCTGCTTTGCATAGAGGATAGCATCATGCTTTAATTCAGCCCAAGAAGCAAGTGCTGTGTTCAAATTCTTCTTCTGCCACTGTGGTGTCTGCATGAAATAAGGAAGCGACTGTGCGGTATCACCTAATGACTGGAGCGTGTACATCCATTGATTTGCTACACAAGCCTCCCACGGAGTATCAGAAACTTTCTTACGAGCTGTGGTTAATGCCTTAGGGAAATTCGCCCACTTCTGTGCTTCTTTCAGCTCATCCATGAGAATGCGTTCGGCACCTGGCAGTCCCATTACAGCCATCCAGTCGAGTCCCTTAGGGCATGGACGGAGGGAAACTGGACTATCTTGATCCGTAGTAGCTATCAATGCCTCTGCATCAGGTTGATAACGCTGCGGCATAATGTCTACGACATATTTGCTACCATGTGTTTTCTTCAACTCAATACGTGTTTGTTTCTTTGCAATTTCTTCGATGTTTTCTGTCAGCTTAGCCATATCTTTTTTGGAAGACAATAGCTTTTCTATAGGTAAGTTCGTCTTCTTAATAAGCTCCGCAACCTGTATGAGGGTAACGTTATCAGGTGTTCCCATAAGATAAGTGATAGGTTCACTTACCTTGTCGTATATGGTTTTGATCTTTGGTTGTTGATTGAATACATTGGCGATAAGCGCAATCTGCTTCATCTTAGCAGGCTTGTCCGTGCCAAAATGGGCTGTTTGCAACCACATCATACCACGGAAGTAACGACTGCAAACCTTAGATCGGGTATAGTGACCGCGTGGACGGAAGAGCGAATAAGCAAACATTCCTGTATGAGAGTCATATTCAAGCATCTCAGAATATCCATTTTCAGCCTCAAAAGCCTTATTAATTTCCTCCATTACCATTGTTTTGTAAGCTTCAGGAACATTCAATGTGGCAGTTGACTTAGGAGCCTTATCATGACTAAAGAGCCAAGATGCGACGGCAAACCATGCCTGACCATATTCCGCTGCAGCCTTTATTTCTGCATTCTGACTGCTTGTAAGTGTCTTCATCTCTGCTCCCATTTTGGAAGAAAAGACAATCATTAGGGAGTCCAAGTGCTTTTCTTCCACATCACGCAACACACAATCAAAATAGAGATGGAAAAGTTGTAGATAGAGATCGGTGGTAACGAAACTTGGGAAATCAGCATAATCATTCTTCTCATATACGTGGAAAAGCTGATTATGTTCGGCAGGAACGATTGCAAAACCATTCTGTCCCAACATGCTATATAGCTTTGGGTCAAACTCTTTCAGCTGGAAAGGGTTGATAAGATTCTTCATATTCACCACGTCCTTACTATTCGCTGGTTTAAAGTTCAGCTTTCGTAATTCAGCTTCTCGTGCACGGATGCGCTCTGTAAAGGCAAGTTGTTCTTTCGTATAACGTGGTGAGAACTTCTTACCAGGGGTCTCTTCTTTTTCATAGACATCCCAAAGTGCATCGTTATACCATGTTGTTGTATTGTATAATGCACGTAAGGTTGCATCTTTGAAAGGGTATCCCTGCCTTGCAGCAAAGGCGTTTCTGATTGCACGTAGTTCTACAAGATTGAGTTTAGAGATATCCATCTGCGTATCAATCTTACCCTTCAATTTTTCAATATTGATTTTTCCTGCACCAGGGAGAATAAGAGGAGTCTTCTTCTCTTGGGCACGTTCAATATATGCATCACCTGTGTTGCCATCAGTCTTTTTACTTTGTGCCCACGCAGTAGGTGAGACTAACAAGATTAGTAATGCAATAGCTACAGCTCTAAATGCGTCCTTTTGCATTCGCTTGTAATAGGGATTATGTTTCATCTTGTCTTGTTTTAAATTGTTATATTTTAGTTTTATTCGTTCGAAGTAAATCGTTTTAGGGCTTCTTCGTGGCTAACCGCTTCAGTTAAAAAGCGTACGAAAGAAAGCCCGAAGTCATCCCAAACATAGTCTGCGACAACATATTTGTTATCGGTGGTTGCTTGCAATGTACGTACGTATGGTTCAACAAAACGAAAATCGCATAGTATTCC
It encodes:
- the radA gene encoding DNA repair protein RadA gives rise to the protein MAKDKIAFVCSNCGQESAKWIGKCPNCGQWNTFKEFRIAADTGSQAARNAATTLRNAASGGSVSALANKPQRLRDISSHDDPRIDMHDGELNRVLGGGLVPGSIVLLGGEPGIGKSTLTLQTILHMTQRVLYVSGEESPHQIKMRAERISKDIAENIIILSETSLEHIFEHIRDVQPELVVIDSIQTISTEDVDSSPGSITQVRECASALLRFAKTSGVPVILIGHINKEGSIAGPKILEHIVDTVIQFEGDQHYMYRILRSIKNRFGSTSELGIYEMEQQGLREVSNPSELLLTEDHEGLSGVAISSTIEGARPFLVETQALVSSAAYGTPQRSATGFDQRRLNMLLAVLEKRVGFKLMQKDVFLNIAGGLRVTDMAMDLSVIAAVLSSNVDTPIEQGWCMCGEVGLSGEVRPISRIEQRIAEAEKLGFSHIIIPKYNLSGLTGKYNIQLHPVRKVEEALRALFG
- a CDS encoding ABC transporter substrate-binding protein; translation: MKRINYLLILAVLTLVSCGKSDKELQAERQAQKLAEREAYQKAYKIAVMPTMDCLPAYLLKDSLLYDTAKVDIRLCRFNAQMDCDTAMIGGSVQAAFSDLVRTERLKHRNKVLMHYLTDTNLNWQLIADKDSKLKQLSDLSDKIVAMTRFSGTDLLTDMAVKKAKPKYQVFRVQVNDVLVRLAMLQNHEIDAYWFAEPQITKALSADNNSLFNSEDAGVHLGVVAIMDKVRRQDEEAAFAAAYDKAVEQINKNGVKYYSALIQKYMKVDESVVRALPDIKYTKIGPPRKANLLMARNFLSSGKVSK
- a CDS encoding tetratricopeptide repeat protein; the protein is MNVEEILSKAINCLMDRRLSNAIEVLEQLYVQRPSLMGHSEFEVIKTDYQLMVDYMGRGFSDSHRESLYSTLLQRLYRVAADLEISWRCKNVSAYVNSFRVIDHLNTSHDFVRTVLESFVSDIAMLSLQLEETREQKSTELYERHQMFMNRLFSALWTSCQWTDDDCQFYTELLLSPTVMSTDQQVIVSAISLGAMNQFDINKFKTLVNVYQKATDEHVRQRALVGWVLAVFEGMDIFPEQDVLIRELCENPTITRELLTLQIQFFYSKDAEKDNDKIQRDIMPDIMRNSNLTIGRLGIMEKEEDAIESILHQDADEKRMEQMEEKVRKMMDMQKQGSDIYFGGFSQMKRFPFFNDMVNWFTPFYLNHPALRPVISKLGDTKFLNTLMERSNFCESDRYSFAFALEQIINQLPSDIKEVIGSDAMLGPLAESDDMEDAISIRRTYLQDLYRFFRLYHTANDFINPFEDNGKGDFVADTFFFTYKSFMGTGLDDVKLRLASHLYKHQQMTELAELLTTFQSSDPRYAILMGYTNIHMGKAEFAYQFFDYALKAEPDNQWALKGKARAALDAEDYKTAEEVYTELLKLEPGHKNYTMNRCVALLKLGRTSEVREELFRLDYQYPEDMNVKRVLAWAMLSDNSLDKASQLYDTLLPATPAHEDYLNAGYCQWAMGNVQRAVELFREWMVKSGKSTEQLLEEFRSDADTLEMYGISETDCFLMLSLVG
- a CDS encoding DNA alkylation repair protein is translated as MNEQIHEKLKEIKQSFRLLMNGVASHSMRQKGVTYKINWGVPIPDLQKMATEYGKDYELAIELWKEDIRECQVLATLIMPAEKMEEDLVEVWMERLRTQEMAELLAFNLLQYLDFAPALAYKWIASDRDMYQLCGYQLLARLFARGMEPNERGINEFLDQAHTTLAGESLPLRHAAYNCVLSFCELGEDFDAIAQKALADLNIL
- a CDS encoding CapA family protein, with the protein product MMKRPSIARVVKVIICLLTPILLSFSWIGVNDIDKKKSTSKEVDDTLRIVITGDLLLDRGVRQKIDMAGVDALFSSGIDSLFQSSNYVIANLECPVTKIRERVFKRFIFRGEPEWLPTLRRHGITHLNLANNHSIDQGRNGLLDTQEQIKKAGMIPIGADKNMEEAAEPVLISTSPRHVWVVSSLRLPLENFLYLPQKPCVSQESIDSLIMRIKRLRAADKNCYILLILHWGWEHHFRATSQQREDARKLIDAGADAIVGHHSHTLQTIETYREKPIYYGIGNFIFDQRKPMNSRACLVELSITAEKCKAKALPIEIKNCTPYLSK
- a CDS encoding DUF3160 domain-containing protein: MKHNPYYKRMQKDAFRAVAIALLILLVSPTAWAQSKKTDGNTGDAYIERAQEKKTPLILPGAGKINIEKLKGKIDTQMDISKLNLVELRAIRNAFAARQGYPFKDATLRALYNTTTWYNDALWDVYEKEETPGKKFSPRYTKEQLAFTERIRAREAELRKLNFKPANSKDVVNMKNLINPFQLKEFDPKLYSMLGQNGFAIVPAEHNQLFHVYEKNDYADFPSFVTTDLYLQLFHLYFDCVLRDVEEKHLDSLMIVFSSKMGAEMKTLTSSQNAEIKAAAEYGQAWFAVASWLFSHDKAPKSTATLNVPEAYKTMVMEEINKAFEAENGYSEMLEYDSHTGMFAYSLFRPRGHYTRSKVCSRYFRGMMWLQTAHFGTDKPAKMKQIALIANVFNQQPKIKTIYDKVSEPITYLMGTPDNVTLIQVAELIKKTNLPIEKLLSSKKDMAKLTENIEEIAKKQTRIELKKTHGSKYVVDIMPQRYQPDAEALIATTDQDSPVSLRPCPKGLDWMAVMGLPGAERILMDELKEAQKWANFPKALTTARKKVSDTPWEACVANQWMYTLQSLGDTAQSLPYFMQTPQWQKKNLNTALASWAELKHDAILYAKQPMLAECGDGGPTPPVVKGYVEPNVKFWEKAIALVTRMDKVLTTYGLQTEKAKAVYERIKEMAEFCRDISKKELNGGKITDEEYNQIEIIGSTVENISLELVSEDNQMLQGWSDVVSTDKKVAVVADVFTAAGENVAIDDMCVLYEGVGPAYEIYVVVEIDGLLYLTRGSVFSYREFTRLMSDPRMTDEEWQQELKKSPTGGTPSWMKEIIAPVKGMSADDEETFYSSGC